The following are encoded in a window of Providencia rettgeri genomic DNA:
- a CDS encoding fimbria/pilus periplasmic chaperone: MMLNKTTRSGLLMCGLMVSQLATAGITMDRTRIIFEGDKTSMTLNIGNNNQSLPYLAQGWLENSEGKKVNSPLVVLPPVQRLEPGKTSQIKIEALPVTASSLPQDRESLFYFNLREIPPKSDKANVLQVALQTRVKLFYRPKAIIPADNSEPAINQLTLDKSGSQAVVKNPTPYYVTVINAFSPTLKGDANSFAPVMIAPFGQESLGVSSAQLGNNPTLITINDYGGRPELSFTCQGSACHVASEKS; encoded by the coding sequence ATGATGTTGAATAAGACAACCCGTAGCGGGTTACTGATGTGTGGTTTGATGGTCAGTCAGTTGGCCACCGCGGGGATTACGATGGATCGTACCCGTATTATTTTTGAAGGAGATAAAACCTCCATGACGTTAAATATTGGTAATAACAATCAGAGCTTACCCTATTTAGCGCAAGGGTGGTTAGAAAACTCCGAAGGCAAAAAAGTGAATAGCCCATTGGTGGTGTTGCCCCCAGTACAGCGATTAGAGCCGGGTAAGACGAGTCAAATTAAAATTGAAGCTTTACCGGTTACGGCCAGTAGCTTACCGCAAGATAGAGAGAGCTTGTTCTACTTTAATTTGCGAGAAATTCCACCGAAAAGTGATAAAGCGAATGTGTTGCAGGTGGCGTTGCAAACGCGAGTTAAACTGTTTTATCGCCCGAAAGCGATCATTCCCGCTGATAATAGTGAACCGGCAATCAACCAGCTGACGCTGGATAAATCGGGATCGCAAGCGGTGGTGAAAAATCCGACGCCGTATTACGTGACGGTGATTAATGCATTTTCGCCAACTTTAAAGGGCGATGCAAACAGCTTTGCACCGGTGATGATAGCGCCGTTTGGTCAGGAAAGTCTCGGGGTAAGTAGTGCGCAGTTAGGGAACAATCCAACACTGATCACGATTAATGATTACGGTGGCCGACCAGAATTAAGCTTTACATGCCAAGGTAGCGCGTGTCATGTGGCGAGTGAAAAATCGTAA
- a CDS encoding outer membrane usher protein, with the protein MSFHLYPRMRYRLLAVIIATLLSGKSVLTWGQDVQFNMDVLDVEDRKNIDLNQFSQAGHIMPGDYLLTVKVNQQSLGEERVLFESQENSETGSVPCLSPTLVAQFGLTSEAEKSLKWSTDGSCLVLSSLSGLSATGDLASSSLLVNVPQAYLEYNSPDWDPPARWDNGLSALMFDYNVNGSINDPKQSNQKTYTLTGNGATGVNLGAWRMRGEWQAQMSKVTGENSQSDHDMVWNRFYAYRALAALHAKLTLGEDYLNSAIFDSFRFIGATIRTDLNMIPPNLRGYAPEIVGTARTNATVTVRQQGRVVYETQVAQGPFRIQDLSDALNGKMDVTVTEQDGSTQHFEVDTSNLPFLTRPGQVQYKVALGQPTDYERHSQGENFASGEFSWGISNGWSMFGGLLGSQRYQAVSVGLGRDLLALGALSIDLTQSRARLPENGTLSGGSYRLSYSKNFDEYHSQVTFAGYRFSERNFMSMNDFLTAKQTGVHYGGSKELYTLSFNKNFIDSGLSLYLSYNHQTYWDRPENNYYNLMLSKYFDWGRFKNISASVSLNRQVNQGVNDDSAYVSLSMPWGSQGSSVSYSMDTRGGDTSHRASYYSMMNDRLSYNLSAGENRKGVSTSGFVSYQGDSAFVSANASYAENNYQAVGFSANGGVTLTAQGGAVHRVSQVGGSRLLVDTDGVAGVPIRGVGAPVTTNRFGKAVIGDMNSYYRNNVQIDLNHLPRNVDAQQSVVQATLTEGAVGYRRFNVLSGEKAMVVIRLADGSYPPFGAQVVNAQGKNTGIVADEGSTYLSGIVPGGEMTVTWGSEAGCRVQFPEPLMDLTNMVLLPCERLTPDAMTHPTQ; encoded by the coding sequence ATGTCTTTTCATTTATATCCTCGTATGCGTTATCGCCTTCTAGCGGTGATTATCGCGACCCTTTTGAGCGGGAAAAGCGTGTTAACTTGGGGTCAAGATGTGCAGTTTAATATGGATGTATTAGACGTAGAAGACAGAAAAAATATTGATTTAAACCAATTTTCTCAAGCGGGTCATATAATGCCGGGGGACTACTTACTTACCGTGAAGGTAAATCAGCAGTCTCTAGGGGAAGAGCGAGTGCTGTTCGAATCCCAAGAAAATAGTGAAACAGGCAGTGTCCCCTGTTTATCTCCCACTCTGGTCGCCCAATTTGGGTTGACTTCGGAAGCTGAAAAGTCGTTGAAGTGGTCTACGGATGGCTCTTGTTTAGTGTTGTCTAGTTTGTCGGGGTTGAGTGCGACAGGGGATTTAGCCTCGTCCTCACTGTTGGTGAATGTGCCGCAAGCCTACTTGGAGTACAACTCACCCGATTGGGATCCACCGGCCCGCTGGGATAACGGTTTATCGGCTTTGATGTTTGATTATAACGTCAATGGCAGTATTAATGACCCGAAACAAAGCAACCAAAAAACCTACACACTTACCGGTAATGGCGCCACTGGAGTGAATTTAGGGGCGTGGCGGATGCGAGGGGAGTGGCAAGCACAGATGAGTAAAGTGACAGGGGAAAACAGTCAGTCTGATCACGATATGGTGTGGAACCGATTTTATGCCTACCGGGCCTTGGCGGCGTTACACGCCAAGTTAACGTTGGGGGAAGATTACCTCAATTCAGCCATTTTTGATTCATTTCGTTTTATCGGGGCCACCATTCGGACGGATTTAAACATGATCCCCCCGAACTTACGCGGTTATGCGCCAGAAATCGTGGGTACTGCCCGCACCAACGCTACCGTGACTGTTCGTCAACAAGGGCGAGTGGTTTATGAGACACAAGTGGCACAGGGTCCTTTTCGGATCCAAGATTTATCGGACGCCTTGAATGGTAAGATGGACGTGACGGTGACGGAGCAAGATGGTAGTACTCAGCATTTTGAAGTGGACACGTCGAACTTACCGTTTCTGACGCGCCCAGGGCAAGTGCAATATAAGGTGGCTCTGGGGCAACCGACAGATTATGAGCGTCATAGTCAAGGGGAGAATTTTGCCTCTGGGGAGTTTTCATGGGGGATCAGCAATGGGTGGTCAATGTTTGGCGGATTGCTGGGAAGTCAACGTTATCAAGCGGTGTCGGTAGGACTTGGTCGCGATTTATTAGCCCTCGGGGCGTTATCAATAGACCTCACCCAGTCGCGGGCACGGTTACCAGAGAATGGGACCCTAAGTGGGGGCTCCTATCGGTTGAGTTATTCAAAGAATTTTGATGAATATCACAGCCAAGTGACGTTTGCTGGTTACCGCTTCTCGGAGAGGAATTTTATGAGTATGAATGATTTTTTAACAGCTAAACAAACCGGGGTGCATTACGGCGGCAGTAAAGAGCTTTACACGCTGTCATTTAATAAAAACTTCATTGACAGTGGATTGTCGCTATACCTGAGCTATAACCATCAAACTTATTGGGATCGACCGGAGAACAACTATTACAACTTGATGCTCTCTAAGTACTTTGACTGGGGACGATTTAAGAATATTAGTGCGTCAGTGTCATTGAATCGCCAAGTGAATCAAGGGGTCAATGATGACAGTGCCTACGTGTCACTGTCAATGCCGTGGGGCAGTCAGGGCAGTAGTGTCAGTTATTCGATGGATACCCGAGGTGGAGATACGAGTCATCGCGCCTCTTATTACAGCATGATGAATGACCGACTGTCGTATAACCTCAGTGCAGGCGAAAATCGCAAAGGGGTCTCCACAAGTGGTTTTGTCTCTTATCAAGGGGACTCGGCCTTTGTGTCGGCGAATGCCAGCTATGCGGAAAATAATTACCAAGCGGTGGGGTTCAGTGCAAATGGCGGGGTCACGTTGACTGCGCAAGGGGGAGCTGTACACCGAGTCAGCCAAGTAGGAGGTTCTCGCCTGTTGGTAGACACTGACGGAGTGGCTGGCGTACCTATCCGTGGGGTGGGCGCGCCAGTGACGACAAACCGATTTGGTAAAGCGGTGATTGGCGATATGAACAGTTATTACCGTAACAATGTGCAGATTGATTTGAATCATTTACCGCGCAATGTGGATGCTCAGCAGTCGGTCGTCCAAGCGACGTTAACCGAGGGAGCAGTGGGATACCGCCGCTTTAATGTGTTGTCGGGGGAAAAAGCGATGGTGGTTATTCGTCTTGCCGATGGCAGTTATCCGCCGTTTGGGGCGCAAGTTGTCAATGCCCAAGGAAAAAACACCGGGATTGTGGCCGATGAAGGAAGCACTTATCTGAGTGGGATTGTTCCGGGTGGCGAGATGACCGTAACCTGGGGCAGTGAGGCAGGGTGCCGTGTGCAGTTTCCTGAGCCGCTGATGGATTTAACGAACATGGTGCTGTTGCCGTGTGAACGCTTAACGCCGGATGCGATGACGCATCCGACTCAATAA
- a CDS encoding fimbrial protein has product MKGWLVIGVSMVLCIPAVAAETFKGIVNMGGSILETPCAIAMESLDQTIVLDTVPLASLKQWGEGTRQSFAINIINCRLTSSTGTVWANFSLTFEGPAERNGFSVFGQATGIALRIDDAQGQPILPGEPLWAGALLRGDRKLEYGLRVVSNNSAYTPGDFQSTLRFKLDYD; this is encoded by the coding sequence ATGAAGGGCTGGTTAGTCATAGGCGTCAGTATGGTGTTGTGTATCCCTGCTGTGGCAGCAGAAACATTCAAGGGTATCGTCAATATGGGGGGCAGTATCTTAGAGACCCCGTGTGCTATCGCGATGGAGTCCCTTGACCAAACGATTGTACTCGATACCGTGCCACTGGCCTCCTTAAAACAGTGGGGGGAGGGGACGCGCCAATCATTTGCTATCAACATCATTAATTGCCGTTTAACGTCGTCGACGGGCACAGTATGGGCGAATTTTTCCCTCACCTTTGAGGGCCCAGCTGAGCGGAACGGGTTCTCGGTTTTTGGTCAAGCGACTGGGATTGCTCTGCGCATTGATGATGCTCAGGGGCAGCCTATTTTGCCCGGCGAGCCGCTGTGGGCGGGGGCACTTCTTCGCGGTGACCGTAAACTGGAATATGGGCTTCGTGTGGTGAGTAATAACTCGGCTTACACACCGGGGGACTTTCAAAGCACGCTGCGGTTTAAATTAGATTACGACTAA
- a CDS encoding fimbrial protein, whose protein sequence is MSSSVFAADAGSGEVRFSGSIITAPCSIAPGDESQEVPLGQISNTTLENGGMSSAQPFAIKLEGCTLNATYKGTDDDGNPVDKTYNNTVNIKFTGTEWMNNSEKTGLLQISGDGQGAGVKLMTGSGTQVVLNDNTERNFVAGDNTFRFQAALQGIKGTSVTPGKFDATTNFIMSYN, encoded by the coding sequence ATGAGTTCTTCTGTATTTGCTGCAGACGCAGGTAGTGGTGAAGTGAGATTCAGCGGTTCGATCATCACCGCACCATGTTCAATTGCTCCGGGTGATGAAAGCCAAGAAGTGCCATTAGGTCAAATCTCTAACACGACCTTGGAAAATGGTGGCATGTCTTCTGCGCAGCCGTTTGCCATCAAATTAGAGGGATGCACCTTAAATGCAACCTACAAAGGTACGGATGATGATGGTAATCCGGTTGATAAAACTTACAACAACACTGTCAACATTAAATTTACTGGTACGGAGTGGATGAATAATTCCGAAAAAACCGGTTTATTGCAGATCAGCGGTGACGGACAAGGAGCGGGCGTTAAATTAATGACTGGCTCTGGCACACAGGTGGTGTTAAACGACAATACCGAGCGTAATTTTGTGGCGGGAGATAATACGTTCCGTTTCCAAGCTGCTCTGCAAGGTATTAAAGGCACAAGCGTGACGCCAGGTAAATTTGACGCGACCACTAACTTTATCATGTCATACAACTAA
- a CDS encoding helix-turn-helix domain-containing protein, whose translation MFLENIDKIDKIEDYEGHKDKPDITTETSHFLKSARIEKSLTGTELGKLLNLSQQQISRYENGLCKISVDMLNNYLKVLDKDWSDYFYSVISNKFSRKF comes from the coding sequence ATGTTTTTAGAAAATATAGATAAGATAGATAAGATAGAAGATTATGAAGGGCATAAAGATAAACCCGACATTACAACAGAAACGAGTCATTTTTTAAAATCAGCAAGAATAGAAAAATCATTAACAGGAACAGAGTTAGGGAAATTATTAAACTTGAGTCAGCAACAAATTTCCCGCTATGAAAATGGACTATGTAAGATTTCTGTTGATATGCTAAATAATTATTTGAAAGTATTAGATAAGGATTGGTCTGATTATTTTTACTCAGTTATATCCAATAAGTTTTCTCGTAAATTTTAA
- a CDS encoding transcriptional regulator, which translates to MIYILNNRIEYNSDTAEVFQLGSNIDIAKFTPILNRIFRILVENNKMIVPRDELLKQVWNDHGLNASVNTLNQYISTLRKLLSQHLDIDNAILNIPKKGIILSSEIVITFPQVDEINSSELATAPEKLNEMNKPALVELDINNNNEPVYDSNSSSIASKVTTSKTSKRNFFLKITFAAILVLFSIYNLFFNTLKFEKVNTYLVSAIESCPVYSFKNNFDNVHDPAIIQEHINEFSLRCDNEAIFYYYNNHDNPRAEKQSMLAKCEENKMCISTRINR; encoded by the coding sequence ATGATATATATATTGAACAATCGCATAGAATACAATTCTGATACCGCCGAAGTGTTTCAACTAGGTTCCAACATTGACATAGCCAAATTTACCCCCATTTTAAATCGTATTTTCAGAATTTTAGTCGAAAATAATAAAATGATCGTGCCAAGAGACGAGCTATTAAAACAAGTATGGAATGACCACGGCTTGAATGCATCCGTTAATACGTTAAACCAATATATTAGTACTCTCAGGAAGCTATTGTCTCAGCACCTTGACATCGACAATGCTATTTTAAATATTCCCAAAAAAGGCATCATATTATCTTCAGAAATTGTTATCACCTTTCCTCAGGTTGATGAAATTAATAGTAGTGAATTGGCTACAGCACCAGAAAAACTGAACGAAATGAATAAGCCTGCTTTAGTTGAGCTTGATATTAATAATAACAACGAACCTGTCTATGACAGTAATTCATCCTCTATTGCTAGCAAAGTCACAACAAGTAAAACATCAAAACGCAATTTTTTCTTGAAAATAACATTTGCAGCTATATTAGTCCTATTTTCAATTTATAACTTGTTTTTTAACACATTAAAGTTTGAAAAGGTGAATACCTATCTTGTCAGTGCTATAGAATCATGTCCTGTTTATTCGTTTAAAAATAATTTTGACAACGTACACGACCCCGCGATTATCCAAGAGCATATAAACGAATTTAGTTTAAGATGTGATAATGAGGCTATCTTCTATTACTACAATAATCATGATAATCCTCGAGCTGAAAAGCAAAGCATGCTGGCTAAGTGTGAAGAAAATAAAATGTGTATTTCAACAAGAATCAATAGATAG
- a CDS encoding FidL-like protein, giving the protein MKKLSLSLSIIILLSIVSLIYSITKDDSKHCGAHIYSSFPSVSGETGYKIDLRIVNQKDNSGYIKLVGTITSDKTYSVNRVIHYTNSVIDEVDNLKTEVTLVRKAKNDNVSDEVFNKYLKAFSYGTTSYSQVNQISSGNYLFSSTFGPYFICGEQKENELPSI; this is encoded by the coding sequence ATGAAAAAACTATCCCTTTCATTATCCATCATTATACTGTTATCCATCGTCTCACTTATTTACTCTATCACCAAGGACGATAGCAAGCATTGTGGTGCGCATATTTATTCAAGTTTCCCTTCTGTCTCAGGGGAAACAGGGTATAAAATTGATTTAAGGATCGTTAATCAAAAAGATAATAGCGGTTATATAAAATTAGTTGGTACCATTACATCTGATAAAACCTATTCGGTCAATCGCGTTATCCACTATACAAACTCAGTTATTGATGAAGTTGATAATTTAAAAACAGAAGTCACTCTCGTCAGAAAAGCAAAGAATGATAACGTCAGTGATGAGGTATTTAACAAATACTTAAAAGCATTTTCTTATGGTACAACTAGCTATTCACAAGTTAACCAAATTTCCTCTGGAAACTACCTGTTCTCAAGTACATTTGGCCCTTATTTTATCTGCGGCGAACAAAAAGAAAATGAATTACCGTCTATCTAG
- a CDS encoding DUF2645 family protein, with protein sequence MKISLRIFVFLYFIFLLALVSIFSISDYEWMVGSGDVDNLCQLPLGGRYIIEPILILIPCTLLLFLERNKKVRWGYILIVIIYIIWSFFLRFTLC encoded by the coding sequence ATGAAAATATCGCTCAGGATATTTGTTTTTTTGTATTTTATTTTTTTATTAGCGTTGGTTAGTATCTTTTCTATATCTGATTATGAATGGATGGTTGGGAGTGGTGACGTAGATAATCTTTGTCAACTTCCGTTGGGAGGTAGGTATATAATTGAACCTATATTGATATTAATTCCGTGTACCTTATTGCTTTTTTTAGAAAGAAATAAAAAAGTAAGATGGGGTTATATATTAATTGTAATTATATATATCATATGGTCTTTTTTTCTGCGATTTACTTTATGCTAA
- the fruA gene encoding PTS fructose transporter subunit IIBC has product MKIFITANRQQNPAIAWLAIDALKNAASAQEFTVTENLSEADIVIVAGDNVPEHYDLAGKKVYFDTLENAVQNPSQFLQKAKQQAKLYQAVQPAEDASTPFSVLAVTACPTGVAHTYMSAEALEAEAKKRGWNIKVETRGSVGVGNEISEEEIAKADLVIVAADIEVNVDKFAGKRMYRTSTSAALKKTAQELDKAQIEATLFTPQGHKAATQPSNKGEKRGVYRHLLTGVSYMLPMVVAGGLCTALSFAFGLDAANVEGSLAWALSLIGGHTALALMVPVLSGYIAYSIADRTGLTPGLVGGVLATTLGAGFLGGIISGFLAGYSAHFISTRLKLPHTMEALKPILIVPLISTLFTGLAMIYVIGHPVAWLMDWLTHWLNTMGTTNAVILGAILGAMMCTDMGGPVNKAAYAFGVGLLSSQTYAPMAAIMAAGMVPPLAMGVATLLARHKFVPAEREAGKASFVLGLCFISEGAIPFAAKDPIRVLPACIIGGAITGALSMYFAIQLMAPHGGLFVLLIPGAINHVFMYLLAIVVGTLVSGVLYAIIKKASSQEAQQEMSSLT; this is encoded by the coding sequence ATGAAAATATTCATTACAGCAAATCGTCAACAAAATCCAGCCATTGCTTGGCTGGCTATTGACGCATTAAAAAACGCTGCTTCCGCCCAAGAATTCACGGTTACTGAAAATTTGTCAGAAGCAGATATTGTTATTGTCGCTGGAGATAATGTTCCAGAACATTATGATTTGGCAGGTAAAAAAGTCTATTTCGATACGCTTGAAAATGCGGTACAAAATCCGAGTCAATTTCTACAAAAAGCAAAACAGCAGGCTAAACTATACCAAGCAGTACAACCCGCTGAGGATGCATCAACGCCTTTTTCTGTTCTTGCTGTTACTGCTTGCCCAACAGGGGTTGCACATACTTATATGTCCGCTGAAGCGTTGGAAGCGGAAGCGAAAAAGCGCGGTTGGAATATCAAAGTTGAAACTCGAGGTTCCGTCGGTGTAGGTAACGAAATTAGCGAAGAAGAGATCGCTAAAGCAGACTTAGTGATTGTTGCAGCAGATATTGAAGTTAATGTCGATAAATTTGCAGGAAAACGGATGTATCGTACTTCAACGAGTGCTGCATTGAAAAAAACAGCTCAAGAGTTGGATAAAGCACAAATAGAAGCCACACTGTTTACTCCACAAGGTCACAAAGCCGCGACACAACCGAGTAATAAAGGTGAAAAAAGAGGCGTCTATCGCCACTTATTAACCGGGGTTTCTTATATGTTACCTATGGTGGTCGCTGGTGGGTTGTGTACTGCTCTTTCATTTGCATTTGGCTTAGATGCTGCAAATGTTGAAGGCTCATTAGCCTGGGCGCTGAGTTTAATTGGTGGGCATACTGCTTTAGCTTTGATGGTACCCGTTTTATCTGGTTATATTGCTTACTCCATCGCCGATCGAACAGGTTTAACACCGGGTTTGGTCGGTGGGGTATTGGCAACCACGTTAGGCGCTGGTTTTTTAGGTGGGATCATTTCAGGCTTTCTCGCGGGTTATAGTGCCCACTTTATTAGTACCCGATTGAAATTACCACACACAATGGAAGCACTGAAGCCAATCTTAATTGTGCCGCTTATATCAACCTTGTTTACCGGGTTGGCGATGATTTATGTTATTGGTCATCCAGTTGCTTGGTTAATGGATTGGTTAACTCATTGGCTGAACACCATGGGAACAACTAATGCAGTCATTTTGGGGGCAATCCTTGGTGCGATGATGTGTACTGACATGGGGGGACCTGTTAATAAAGCAGCGTATGCCTTTGGGGTCGGTCTATTGAGTTCGCAAACTTACGCACCAATGGCGGCCATTATGGCAGCAGGCATGGTACCGCCATTAGCGATGGGAGTTGCAACCTTGTTGGCAAGACATAAATTTGTTCCAGCAGAGCGTGAAGCGGGCAAAGCCTCTTTTGTTCTTGGTTTGTGTTTTATATCAGAGGGGGCAATTCCATTTGCTGCTAAAGATCCTATTCGTGTATTGCCTGCTTGTATTATTGGGGGGGCAATCACTGGAGCACTGTCAATGTACTTTGCGATTCAATTAATGGCACCACATGGCGGTTTATTTGTCTTGCTGATCCCTGGGGCTATTAATCATGTATTCATGTATTTACTGGCTATCGTGGTTGGTACACTTGTTTCTGGTGTCCTGTATGCCATTATCAAAAAAGCGAGCTCGCAAGAGGCGCAGCAAGAGATGTCGAGCCTTACTTGA